The genomic DNA TGCGACACGACATTCCGCCGACGAGAAACAGCGGTGGGCCGCCGAGGTTGAGGGCTATCGGCCGACTGGCCGTGTCCTTCTTTACCTGCAATCGACCGTGCCTGAACTGGCCGCCCAAATCGATTGTGCCCTCGTGAGCCTGCTCGATCTCATCGATATGAATGAAGGCCGGCTTGCTGTCCCCGCACGGGGTGGCTCTGCAGATGTTGAGGAAAGAAGCGCCTGAGTGGTACGCCCCTCTGGGCGATGATTTCGGTCCCGAACAGATGAGAGGGGAAATTGCGGTGGCTCAACGATACAAGGAACTTTCAAAGACTCATATCGAATTCATCACCACACAGAAGTTGTTCTTTGTCGGAACGGCCACGGCGGAGAGCCGGGTAAATGTGTCGCCGAAAGGCATGGACTCGTTTCGGGTGCTCGGCCCCGCTCGCGTGGCATGGCTCAACGTCACCGGGAGCGGTAACGAATCCTCGGCCCATGTGCAGCATGACCCGCGTATGACGATCATGTTCTGCGCCTTCGAGGGCCAGCCGCTGGTCCTGCGCCTCTATGGCAGGGCGAAGGTGGTGCACAGGGGCGACTCCGAATGGCAGGAGTTTTTTGGTCTGTTCCCGCCGTTGCCCGGTGCCCGTCAGATTTTCGACGTGACTCTCGACCTCGTGCAAACGTCCTGCGGCATGGCAGTGCCCTATTTGTCGTACCTCGGCGACCGGGAGTCGCTGAGCGCCTGGGCTGAGAAGAAAGGCGACGAAGGGTTGAGGCGGTACCGGGAAGAAAAGAATCAGCTGAGTCTGGACGGTATTCCCACTCACATTGTCGACAAAGAAGGGCACTGATCCCTTCTCGATCAGCATCATACGCATCCGCCCGGAACGCAGTCCCGCACACTTTTCCTCCGTTTCTTGACGCATTTCCGATTCACGAGTAGGGTTTCGTTGGCCTTCTACTTAAGTGGAAACAATGGACGTGGCGCAGGTCTTGATCGCGATCGTCGGGCTGGGAGCGGCTGTGACGACGTATTGCCTGATGCGATTTCCCCACATGCGCCGTGAGCGGTTCAGGCACTACGGGGCGTTTTCTATTGCGGTGTCGGTTCTCGGTGCACTGGCGGTCTTGCTGTTCTGCCTGGCCCTGCTCATCCTGCAGAATGCCTGGCGAGTCGGGTGACGCGAGGGACAATTCATGCCTCTCATTCTCGGAACGATCGCAAATCGGCCTGTTCCAAAGTGAAGCATTGTCGCAGCGGCGCGACAGTTTCGTGCGCAAGATCATGAAAATCCCACCATGCGAGCAACTCTTCGCCGGCCGAGGTTGATCTGGCCGGGTCGGTCTGCTACGAATACTAGAGTGCGGCATCTGGCAGGAAGCTCATCGTTTTTCCCCAACTGAGCGTCCTTTCCTCACGTCGAGCCCATCAGCGGGTTCGAGTCGTTCCATTACAATCGACCGTTCCCCGCGCGGCTGTGTGAGACGCGTGGCGGACTATTTTTTGCGGGACGTTGAAACCACTATGGGCCTTGTCAGAACCGGTCATTCCCTTCAGCTGCTGCCACGGCGTGAAGCTGAGGCACAGGCGGATTGCCTTGAGTTCCCCAGGTTGTCCTTCAAGCCGCCCCCTCACCCGGTCTCCATAGACCGGGTCGACTGGGTCTTTGCCGGGTTGCTCGCACTGTCCGTGGCGATCCTGTGCCTGCTGATCGCGCGATCCATGCCCTCGTTCCTGTTCCAGTCGATGGATTTCTGGTTCGAGGCCGACACGCTGCGCGAAATCTCGAACATGAGCCGGGTGCACGACGACCACTATCGGACGTCCGTGCATCCGTTGTTTTCGTTGATCACCTTCATCCCTGTCTATATTGCGAAGCATGCGTTGACCACCAGCCCGCTTCGAGCGGTGTTGCTCATCACCGGCGTGGTGGGCGGCTTGTGGGCCGGGACGTTGTACCTGCTGTTCCGCTTGCTTGGTTGTCGCAGACTGGATGCCTCGGTCTTCACGCTGCTCGGCCTGTGTAGCGCCTCGGCCCTGTTCTGGCTTCCGGTGCCCAACTCCTATTCCTGGGGATCGCTCTCGATCATGCTGGCCCTCGTGCTGCTGTTGTTCGCCGAGCAACGGACGTTCGGAGCTACGGCCTATGTGATCGCGAGTGCACTGACGCTCAGCTTTACCGTGACGAACTGGATGGCGGGTCTGCTGGTAACGCTGGTTCGATGGCCCTGGAAGCAGGCGGTGCAACTCTCCGTCAATGCGTTGTGTGTGGTGGTTTTGCTCTGGGGCGTGCAGAAGCTCATCTTTCCCACGGCCGAATTTTTTATCGGCCATCGCGAAGAGGCGGAGTTCATCAATCATCCCCAATCCGGGGGTGCCGCCAACGTCCTGTCGTCCCTGGTCTTCCACACGGTGGTTGCCCCGGATGTCCGGTTCATGAAAGACGATGCGTACACCCAGGCCAAGTCCGATTCGTTTCGCCTGTCCGAACGTCTGTCGTTTCAATTTTCCCGCCCGGGATCGGCCGGTCCGCTGGGGCTACTGGCCGTCGGACTCTGGTCGGCGTTGCTGTTGAATGGATTGTGGCGGCTGGTCACCCTCGATCACCATCTTCGGTTCCGCCTCGTCCTGGCCAGCCTGCTGGGGTTTGAGACTCTGCTGCACCTCCTCTATGGAGAAGAAACCTTCGTCTACAGTCTGAATTTTCTTCCGCTTCTCCTCGCCGTTGCCGCCTTGGGGGCCATCAGTCCCGGCCGTCGGGTCGTCGTGTCCCTGGCCGCGTTGCTCGCGCTCTGTGCCGGGCTGAACAACTGGCATCAGTTTCAGGAGGCCACGCGTTCGGCGACGCAGTTCACGCCGCAGCGTGAGCTCATGACGACGATGATGCAGCAGGATCCGGATCGACCCTGGCCCCGCTCGGTGGGGCATGTGCCGCTGGCGCTGCCTGGAACTCCCGAGGGCGGCACGGCCTATCACGAGCCGGGCGGGGATTTCAGTCCGCATGTTCCGAGCTTCGGCGTCTCAATCTGGCTCTGCGATGCCAACGGGCTTCCGGTCGTCACCAGCCAGACGGTACCGCTCAGCGATATCCAGCAGCGGTTCGCACCCTCTACGCATCCGAACATTCCGGCCATTGTCACGAAGACACCCTACTATCAGGCGACCTGGTCGCGTCTGGATGCCACGCATTGGGAACTGCGGTTCAAAAATTACACGAACCATGCTCCCGCGATTCTCATTCGCAGCGTGGGCCCGGCCGGCGGGCCCGTGACCGCGTTGGACTGGGACGGGGAGGAGATCGGGATCAACCATCGTTGGGCGGTGAAGGCGACGCCTGCTCCCGGCGCGATTACCTTGGGGGATGAGAATACGCCCGATTGGATGACCGCGCAGTCATCGGTCAAGTCCTGGAGCGGCGCGTCCGGCTGGGGGTACGCGCGCATGAAGTTTGCGTCGGCCTCAACGAGGAAGGACGATGAAGTTCGTGTGGTGCTTGCCGATTTGCAGCCGCCCGTCGAAATCCAGACGCACTACACACATCCCTCGAAGCGGGCTCGTCTCGCGCTACCCGAGCCACGTCTGCAGGCCTCCATGGATGCGCAAATCACGCATCTCATGATGAGTCTCGTCGACGATGAAACCCGCCCCGGCGATCCCACGTTTTACTACCGTGCCTGGCATCGACAGGGTTCATACATTACGGCGGCGCTGGCGCGGGCCGGCGATCCTCATGTCAGCCGGGTCCTTTCACAATTTCTGGCCTCGCATGATTTTGCCGGTGGCTCCGGCCCCGAAGCCGATGCCCCCGGGCTGGCCATCTGGGCGTTGGTCGAGTCGGCTGCGTATATCGCCGATCCAGTCCACGATCAGTGGCTCTGGCCGCATATCCTCCGGAAAGCCCAACGGATCGAAGGCATGTTGACGGCCCGGGCGCCGCTTGTGGAACCCTATTGGATTCCCTCGCCCCACGACTTCAATCACAGTCGGCAGACCAGGACGGCGCTGTTGGCCCAACCGGCGCGTGACGGCCTGATCGTCGGCCGCGTCGGAGAGGACTGGCCG from Nitrospira sp. ND1 includes the following:
- a CDS encoding pyridoxamine 5'-phosphate oxidase family protein, with the protein product MAQRYKELSKTHIEFITTQKLFFVGTATAESRVNVSPKGMDSFRVLGPARVAWLNVTGSGNESSAHVQHDPRMTIMFCAFEGQPLVLRLYGRAKVVHRGDSEWQEFFGLFPPLPGARQIFDVTLDLVQTSCGMAVPYLSYLGDRESLSAWAEKKGDEGLRRYREEKNQLSLDGIPTHIVDKEGH